The proteins below come from a single Magallana gigas chromosome 10, xbMagGiga1.1, whole genome shotgun sequence genomic window:
- the LOC105333600 gene encoding protein Fer3 — protein sequence MDIASSEAQMQGFGATVYPEGTNFHGIVYTGYNDYHQSAVDASRQMDGVPQYQYFGYSALPQTELENGTYWQTGDMGVHPGLAAYPVAYANPTDSSQGIDYTSSSPGGQHAIGKNGKPKRKRVQSAAQRRAANVRERRRMFHLNEAFDELRKRLPAFNYEKRLSRIETLRLAMTYISFMKGVSEGQDPQKIKLRPCKTEESENYHSLDRESGSPYFSNDTLDD from the coding sequence ATGGATATTGCATCATCGGAGGCTCAAATGCAAGGATTTGGGGCAACCGTTTATCCCGAGGGAACAAATTTCCATGGCATTGTGTATACTGGCTACAATGACTATCACCAATCTGCAGTGGATGCAAGTCGGCAAATGGATGGAGTCCCCCAGTATCAGTATTTTGGATACTCCGCCTTGCCACAGACTGAACTAGAAAACGGCACTTATTGGCAAACCGGTGATATGGGTGTTCATCCAGGACTCGCGGCTTACCCAGTAGCCTACGCCAACCCCACGGATTCTTCACAGGGGATTGACTATACGAGTTCCTCTCCTGGAGGCCAGCATGCCATTGGCAAAAATGGCAAACCTAAACGCAAAAGGGTGCAGTCTGCGGCCCAACGTCGTGCAGCGAACGTTCGAGAAAGACGCAGAATGTTCCATCTAAATGAGGCTTTTGACGAGCTGCGCAAGCGTCTCCCAGCATTTAACTATGAAAAGCGGTTATCCCGAATTGAAACACTGAGGTTAGCAATGACttatatttcttttatgaaGGGAGTTTCCGAAGGACAGGatccacaaaaaataaaacttagacCTTGCAAGACTGAGGAGAGTGAAAATTACCACTCTTTGGATAGAGAAAGTGGAAGTCCGTATTTTAGCAATGATACGCTAGATGACTAG
- the LOC105333601 gene encoding 26S proteasome non-ATPase regulatory subunit 10 isoform X1 codes for MNDTENPPFLGLILEKEYIFSVAVHYTLLLHNTISEAVIWILDVSNKLLEGIVQILPCAQLETKLILVFCTISVLICGITCMKASNHRKESLFPPAGTNSMYDTSVFDLAKTAYEPGHTEAVVKLVEHYGYNINYVMPTNGLSLFLCACLGGRRELILYMLERGADVRRTTSSGDTALYLATYGILNSHTPDQEIINDLIKAGCDVNQQNAKGYTPLHRAASKGNLTIISCLLHNGADPYLCSKSGIYPIDSAITAGHVEAAELLKVEVTNPHVWDVVDPHTPPRIQLGLLSPPRRHLMESTRKGSITKVHRSET; via the exons ATGAATGACACAG AGAACCCGCCTTTTCTTGGTCTAATATTGGAGAAAGAGTACATTTTCTCAGTCGCTGTCCATTACACACTGTTACTTCATAATACAATCAGTGAAGCAGTTATTTGGATTCTAGATGTTAGCAACAAACTTTTGGAAGGCATAGTCCAGATTTTGCCATGTGCACAACTGGAAACTAAGCTCATCTTAGTTTTTTGTACAATTTCTGTGCTGATTTGTGGGATAACATGCATGAAAG CATCAAATCATCGTAAGGAAAGCTTATTTCCTCCTGCTGGTACTAATTCCATGTATGACACTAGTGTGTTTGATTTAGCAAAG ACAGCTTATGAACCAGGACACACAGAGGCTGTTGTCAAGCTAGTGGAGCACTATGGATATAACATTAACTATGTCATGCCAACAAATGGTCTATCCTTATTTCTG TGTGCATGTCTGGGTGGAAgaagggagttgattttataCATGCTGGAAAGAG gGGCTGACGTGAGAAGGACCACATCTTCAGGAGACACTGCTCTATACCTGGCCACATATGGTATTCTTAATTCCCACACACCAGACCAAGAAATCATTAATGACCTCATAAAGGCAG GATGTGATGTGAATCAACAAAATGCCAAAGGCTACACCCCTCTCCACCGAGCAGCCAGTAAAGGAAATCTCACCATCATCAGCTGCTTGCTTCACAATG GTGCAGACCCTTACCTGTGTAGCAAATCAGGAATCTATCCAATTGACAGTGCCATTACTGCAG GTCATGTAGAGGCCGCCGAGCTGCTGAAGGTCGAGGTCACGAACCCTCATGTGTGGGATGTGGTGGACCCCCACACTCCGCCCCGGATACAGCTCGGTCTCTTAAGTCCCCCCAGACGCCACTTGATGGAATCAACCCGTAAAGGATCTATCACAAAAGTTCATCGTAGTGAAACCTAA
- the LOC105333601 gene encoding sex-determining protein fem-1 isoform X2 — MKASNHRKESLFPPAGTNSMYDTSVFDLAKTAYEPGHTEAVVKLVEHYGYNINYVMPTNGLSLFLCACLGGRRELILYMLERGADVRRTTSSGDTALYLATYGILNSHTPDQEIINDLIKAGCDVNQQNAKGYTPLHRAASKGNLTIISCLLHNGADPYLCSKSGIYPIDSAITAGHVEAAELLKVEVTNPHVWDVVDPHTPPRIQLGLLSPPRRHLMESTRKGSITKVHRSET; from the exons ATGAAAG CATCAAATCATCGTAAGGAAAGCTTATTTCCTCCTGCTGGTACTAATTCCATGTATGACACTAGTGTGTTTGATTTAGCAAAG ACAGCTTATGAACCAGGACACACAGAGGCTGTTGTCAAGCTAGTGGAGCACTATGGATATAACATTAACTATGTCATGCCAACAAATGGTCTATCCTTATTTCTG TGTGCATGTCTGGGTGGAAgaagggagttgattttataCATGCTGGAAAGAG gGGCTGACGTGAGAAGGACCACATCTTCAGGAGACACTGCTCTATACCTGGCCACATATGGTATTCTTAATTCCCACACACCAGACCAAGAAATCATTAATGACCTCATAAAGGCAG GATGTGATGTGAATCAACAAAATGCCAAAGGCTACACCCCTCTCCACCGAGCAGCCAGTAAAGGAAATCTCACCATCATCAGCTGCTTGCTTCACAATG GTGCAGACCCTTACCTGTGTAGCAAATCAGGAATCTATCCAATTGACAGTGCCATTACTGCAG GTCATGTAGAGGCCGCCGAGCTGCTGAAGGTCGAGGTCACGAACCCTCATGTGTGGGATGTGGTGGACCCCCACACTCCGCCCCGGATACAGCTCGGTCTCTTAAGTCCCCCCAGACGCCACTTGATGGAATCAACCCGTAAAGGATCTATCACAAAAGTTCATCGTAGTGAAACCTAA
- the LOC105333601 gene encoding sex-determining protein fem-1 isoform X3, protein MTQTAYEPGHTEAVVKLVEHYGYNINYVMPTNGLSLFLCACLGGRRELILYMLERGADVRRTTSSGDTALYLATYGILNSHTPDQEIINDLIKAGCDVNQQNAKGYTPLHRAASKGNLTIISCLLHNGADPYLCSKSGIYPIDSAITAGHVEAAELLKVEVTNPHVWDVVDPHTPPRIQLGLLSPPRRHLMESTRKGSITKVHRSET, encoded by the exons ATGACACAG ACAGCTTATGAACCAGGACACACAGAGGCTGTTGTCAAGCTAGTGGAGCACTATGGATATAACATTAACTATGTCATGCCAACAAATGGTCTATCCTTATTTCTG TGTGCATGTCTGGGTGGAAgaagggagttgattttataCATGCTGGAAAGAG gGGCTGACGTGAGAAGGACCACATCTTCAGGAGACACTGCTCTATACCTGGCCACATATGGTATTCTTAATTCCCACACACCAGACCAAGAAATCATTAATGACCTCATAAAGGCAG GATGTGATGTGAATCAACAAAATGCCAAAGGCTACACCCCTCTCCACCGAGCAGCCAGTAAAGGAAATCTCACCATCATCAGCTGCTTGCTTCACAATG GTGCAGACCCTTACCTGTGTAGCAAATCAGGAATCTATCCAATTGACAGTGCCATTACTGCAG GTCATGTAGAGGCCGCCGAGCTGCTGAAGGTCGAGGTCACGAACCCTCATGTGTGGGATGTGGTGGACCCCCACACTCCGCCCCGGATACAGCTCGGTCTCTTAAGTCCCCCCAGACGCCACTTGATGGAATCAACCCGTAAAGGATCTATCACAAAAGTTCATCGTAGTGAAACCTAA